Within the Sporomusaceae bacterium genome, the region AAAGGCTCATGCCGCTGAACTCCCTCATTATCCCGATGCACCGGCCGCGCCGGTGAGCGCGACTGCGCTGATTACCCAGCAGCAGGATATCCTGGCCAGGAACGGGGAGAACGCCCGCAAGCGCCAGCATGCTGCGGAGATCGCGAGAAACGTTGATTTCCTAAAGGCGAAAGTGGACCGGCTGACGGAAGAATTGGCCCAGGCTACCGTCTCCTATCAGGCTGCCATGGGCGACCTGGCCACCGCCAACAAGTCGGCCGAAGACCTGATCGACGAAAGCACGGCCGAGCTCGAGGAGAACCTGGCCAACATCGAAGCCATCAATGCCAAGGTGCGCGCCAACATGGACCGGGAAAAGGCCGTGCTAGACGCGGACGACTACTCCGCACAGTACGACATTTTGACCGGCGAAATCAACCAGGTCCGCCAGGAGATCACCGATCTGCTGAACGGCGCCAACCTCCCGCTGCCGGAACTTACGGTGGAAAATGGGGAACTGCTCTATCGCAAGTATGCTTGGGACAACATGAGCGGTTCTGATCAGCTGAAGGTCGCGGCGGCTATTGTCCGCCGGCTGAACCCGAATTGCGGTTTCGTCCTGATGGACAAGCTCGAGCAGATGGATGCCGACACGATGAGGGAATTTGGCGCCTGGCTGGAGGCCGAGGGGCTGCAGGTCATCGCCACCCGGGTAACCACGTCGAAGGACGAGGCCACGATCATCATCAGCGACGGCTACGCCGAAGAAGGAGCCGAGCAAAAAAGCGCATGGGAAAGGGGTAAGTTTTGATGGCACTTAATATTACCCGCGGGTTCGTGTGGAAGGCGCAGAAGGTGGTCATATACGGCCCCGAGGGCATCGGCAAGTCGACTTTCGCTTCGCAGTTCCCTGAGCCACTGTTCATCGACACTGAGGGCAGCACGAATCTGATAGACGTAGCCAGGCTGCCACGGCCCACCAGTTGGACCATGCTGCTGGCAATGGTGCAGGAGGTCAAGGTTACGCCTGGCTGCTGCAAGACGCTGATTATCGACACGATGGATTGGGCGGAGCAGTTATGTGTTGCCCATGTCTGCGCCATCCATAGCAAGAAAGGGATCGAAGACTTCGGCTATGGTAAGGGCCATGTGTTCGTCAAGGAAGAGATCGGCAAGTTCCTCAACCTCCTCCAGGACGTTATCGACGCCGGGATTAATGTGGTGCTAACGGCCCACACGCAGATTCGCAAATTTGAACTTCCCGACGAGTGCGGCAGCTACGACCGCTACGAGCTAAAGCTGGGCAACAAGACCGGCGGGCAAACTTCGGCGCTTGTCAAGGAATGGGCGGACATGGTGCTTTTCGCAAACTACAAACAATACGTCGTCGAGATCAACGAGAAAAAAAAGGCCCAGGGCGGCGCCCGTGTCATGCACACTGTCCATCATCCCTGCTGGGACGCCAAGAATCGGCACGACCTGAAACCGGAGCTCCCGTTTGAATTCACTCAGATCGCTTACTGCATCCCCAATCATGAAACTGGCGAAGCAACGAAACCAGCTGCCCAGCCTGCGGCCGCCCCCGCAGCTAAAACGCCGGCCCCCGCCGAGCCCGCGAAGGAAGCCTCCGCCGCTGCTCCGGCAGCGCAAGCCTCGCCGAAGGAGAA harbors:
- a CDS encoding chromosome segregation protein SMC gives rise to the protein VTLSNGLVVERSGKNSTLKVTDPQGNKGGQQLLNEFVEQLALDLPRFMAATSKEKAATLLRIIGVEDQLKALETKRDQLFNRRTEIGRIADQKKAHAAELPHYPDAPAAPVSATALITQQQDILARNGENARKRQHAAEIARNVDFLKAKVDRLTEELAQATVSYQAAMGDLATANKSAEDLIDESTAELEENLANIEAINAKVRANMDREKAVLDADDYSAQYDILTGEINQVRQEITDLLNGANLPLPELTVENGELLYRKYAWDNMSGSDQLKVAAAIVRRLNPNCGFVLMDKLEQMDADTMREFGAWLEAEGLQVIATRVTTSKDEATIIISDGYAEEGAEQKSAWERGKF
- a CDS encoding ATP-binding protein is translated as MALNITRGFVWKAQKVVIYGPEGIGKSTFASQFPEPLFIDTEGSTNLIDVARLPRPTSWTMLLAMVQEVKVTPGCCKTLIIDTMDWAEQLCVAHVCAIHSKKGIEDFGYGKGHVFVKEEIGKFLNLLQDVIDAGINVVLTAHTQIRKFELPDECGSYDRYELKLGNKTGGQTSALVKEWADMVLFANYKQYVVEINEKKKAQGGARVMHTVHHPCWDAKNRHDLKPELPFEFTQIAYCIPNHETGEATKPAAQPAAAPAAKTPAPAEPAKEASAAAPAAQASPKEKAKEEKPAPLQQEKSPPTQEKTTPPAGDNKTAAVSPRAPDNLQELPKPLADLMAANSVTVAEIQQVVAMKGYYPQDTPVRNYDPDFIDGVLVGAWDQVLALVVDVRQIPFQ